Proteins encoded in a region of the Tribolium castaneum strain GA2 chromosome 7, icTriCast1.1, whole genome shotgun sequence genome:
- the LOC657543 gene encoding short/branched chain specific acyl-CoA dehydrogenase, mitochondrial: MNSLFKITKTLTSNNLRNIYTVAKKLQQAQPHLEATPLAVQPLTTLTEDELAMKETVARLAQEQIAPHVREMDNEGRFKDSIVEMLFSNGLMGIQIDPDYGGAGCNFMTTVLTVEELSKVDPSLGILVDLQNTLIANVIIRFGNEEQKKTYLPRLATNTVSSFALTEPSSGSDAFALKTIAKKDGSDYIINGSKMWISNSDLAGVFLVLANADPSKGYKGITCFIVERDTPGFTVAKPEKKLGIAASGTCMLTFDNVRVPESAILGEFGKGYKLAIETLNEGRIGIGAQMIGLAQGCFDATIPYTMERMQFGKPVFSFQGMQHQIAQVATEIEAARLMVYNAARILESGQNYTKEAAMAKWYAAEIAQRACIKCIDWMGGVGFSKDFIQEKFYRDVKIGSIYEGTYNIHLSTIAKLIEKEYKN; encoded by the exons ATGAATAGTCTattcaaaatcacaaaaacg CTTACTAGCAAcaatttacgaaatatttacacCGTCGCGAAAAAACTCCAACAAGCACAACCCCATCTCGAAGCCACCCCTTTAGCAGTGCAACCCCTAACCACTCTCACTGAAGATGAGTTGGCCATGAAGGAGACCGTCGCCCGCTTGGCGCAAGAACAAATCGCACCCCATGTTCGCGAAATGGACAATGAGGGGCGGTTTAAGGATTCCATCGTGGAGATGTTGTTCTCCAATGGGTTGATGGGCATCCAAATCGACCCGGATTATGGAGGTGCTGGGTGTAATTTCATGACGACGGTTTTGACGGTAGAGGAGTTGTCCAAGGTTGACCCATCGTTGGGCATTTTGGTCGATCTCCAAAACACCCTTATCGCTAATGTTATCATCAGGTTCGGGAATGAAGAACAAAAGAAAACGTATTTGCCACGTTTGGCCACAAATACG GTTAGCAGTTTCGCTTTAACCGAACCATCATCAGGTTCCGATGCTTTTGCTCTTAAAACAATTGCTAAAAAAGATGGTTCCGATTACATTATCAACGGTTCGAAAATGTGGATCTCAAATTCAGATTTAGCCGGCGTGTTCCTAGTCTTAGCCAACGCTGATCCTTCGAAA ggCTACAAAGGCATAACTTGCTTCATCGTCGAACGCGATACTCCCGGTTTTACAGTAGCAAAACCCGAAAAAAAACTAGGAATCGCCGCTTCAGGTACTTGTATGCTCACATTCGATAATGTGAGAGTGCCAGAATCTGCTATTTTGGGCGAATTTGGAAAAGGCTAcaaattggcgattgaaactTTGAATGAAGGAAGAATCGGAATTGGGGCACAAATGATCGGTTTGGCTCAAGGATGTTTCGACGCGACGATTCCATATACGATGGAGAGGATGCAGTTTGGTAAACCGGTCTTCAGTTTTCAG ggaATGCAACACCAAATCGCTCAGGTAGCGACAGAAATTGAAGCAGCTCGACTTATGGTCTACAACGCGGCAAGAATTCTTGAAAGTGGTCAAAATTACACGAAAGAAGCTGCAATGGCAAAATGGTACGCAGCCGAAATTGCACAAAGGGCTTGTATAAAATGCATTGATTGGATGGGTGGCGTAGGATTCAGTAAAGATTTTATTCAAGAGAAATTTTACAGAGATGTTAAAATTGGAAGCATTTATGAAGGAACATACAATATTCACTTAAGCACAATTGCTAAGCTTATTGAAAAGGAGTACAAGAACTGA